From Candidatus Binatus sp.:
ATCGGCGCTACGCCAGCGGGATACTCCGCGTCTTGACCTGCTTGTGCCCGCGCTGAATCTGATACAGCACGCCTTCGTTGAACTCGACGCAGGTCAGCTTGCCGCCGTACACCAGCCCGGTGTCGATTCCGAGTTTGTACGGCAGATCGATCATCACGCCGCGCATCGGCGTATGCCCGAACACCACCGTCGCGTCGATTCGATGAGGATTGAAAATGAACTCCTGGCGAATCCACAGCATGTCTTCGGTCTGCTGCTCCTCGAGCTGGCGGGTCGGCATGATGCCGGCGTGGACGAACAGATACGGCGGGCGCAAATAGCTGACCGCGAGCCGGCTCATGAAATCCATGTGGCGGCCGGGCAGCCGCTCGGCAGCGTTTTCCAGGTCGCCTTCGCGGAGCCCGTAGCTGTCGAGCGTCGCGATGCCGCCGTTAAAGAGGAACGACTCGCCGTAATTTCCCGGCTTGCCGAGAAACGACATCATCATGTCCTCGTGATTGCCCTTCAGGAACACACACTCCGCCGGACCTTTTTCGAGCTCGAGCGCTATCTCGACGACGTCGCGCGCCGACGGACCGCGATCGACGTAGTCGCCGACGAACACGACCGTGTCGCCGGCGGCCGGCGCGATCGCTTTGAGGATTGCGCGCAGCTCGTCGGGGCATCCGTGGATGTCGCCGATCGCGAACAGGCGTCCGTCGAGTTTAGGGTTGCGGCGCGCGGTCATCGCGAGCCACCGCGGCGATTCGATTTGCCGTTGAGCAGTAGTTCGTCCAATGAGCTGCGATCCTCGATTATCCGGCGCACCGCGCTGTATGGATTGAGCTTGCCGCGGCGCACTTCGCTGACGACATCCGAAACGCCGCCGTCGGCGACTGTGCGTATCGCACGCTCTTCCAGCTCAGCGCTCAATACTTCGACGAACTCGCGCGTGCGGCGGTCGGCCTCGCGCGCCGCGTCGGTATGCTCGCGCAGGTACTCGCGATGCTCCGCGATTGCCTCGACCACTTTGTCCACGCCGCGATCCGCGGCAGCCTGCGTCAGCAGCACCGGCGCGCGCCATCCGTCGCCGCCGCGCAGATGCACGCTCAGTTCGAGTTCCGCCTTGATGCGATCGGCGCCTTCGCGGTCGGCCTTGTTGACCACGAAGATATCGGCGATCTCGTTGAGGCCGGCCTTCATCATCTGCACGCTATCGCCGCCTTCGGGCACCGTGACGACGACCGTCGTATCGGCGAGGTCCATGATTGCAAGCTCGGTCTGGCCTACGCCGACAGTCTCGATGATGATCACGTCGTTGCCGAAAGCGTCGAGCAGTTTGACGATCTCGCGCGCCGCGCGGCTTAAACCCCCGTGGCTGCCGCGCGATGACAGGCTGCGGATATAGACGCCCTCGTCCTTGTAGTGATCGGTCATCCGGACGCGGTCGCCGAGCACTGCGCCGCCGGAGAACGGACTCGACGGATCGATCGCGAGGATGGCGATTTTTTTGCCGAGTCCGCGATACAGAGCTATCAGACGATTGATCAGCGTCGATTTTCCGGCGCCCGGAGGCCCGGTGATTCCGACCACCTGTGCGTGCCCGGTCTTCGCGTAGATTCGCTCGATGATCGTGCTCGAATCGGCCGAACGATTCTCGACCTTGGTAATCAGGCGCGCGAGGTCGCGGATGCGCAAGTCGCCGCGCTCGAACCGCGCGAGCATCGCGTTCAGATCGGTGCCTTCGGGCTGCGGAGCCGCGGCGGGATTCGGTAGGGAATCGGAAGTCATCGTATATCTTGTCAGCGGGCCGGTTTGAACCCTCATGATATCTGCTTGCGTTCAGGGCGCGCAACAAATTTTCCGTGAACCGCAGGCGGCGATGCGCGCGGCATTGTTTTCGCCGCACGCGCACCCTACTCTCGACTGTTGAGTGAAGCTGCCGGACGTTTATACCGATTGGAAAATCGTGGTCGGCCTCGCGCTGGTCATGCTCGGCGCCGGTAACTGGGCGATCGGACTGCAGCGGACGCAGATCTACAGCCGGATGATCGCGGCGCGCGCGAAAGCGGGGACGGTCACCGACTATCGCAGCTTCGACGAACTCGAGGCGGGCGCCGGCGGCGCCGTACTCGCGCCGTTCTCGGAACGGGGGCATCAGACTTCATACGCGACGGCGCGGATGGATTTCTATCACGCCGCGTTCCTGGCCGGGCGCGTGATGGTGCTGAGCGGCCTGATGCTCACGCTGGCGGGTTTTATCGGCGTGATCCAGCGCGATTCGCGGCGGCCGTTCAAGCGACCGAGCGAACCATCCCATGTGCATCATTGACGGCGCGATCTTGACGTCTTGCGCGATCTTGAAGTGATGCTTGAAGTGCTGTCAGAGCGCGCGTGCGCGAAGATCAATCTGTTCCTGCGCGTGACCGGGCGGCGCGCCGACGGCTATCACGAACTCGATTCGGTGTTCCTGCCGATTTCGCTCGCCGATGAAATCCGCCTCGAGATTCGCGACGCCGCCGCGACCTCGATCGCGCTCAATTGCAACGTCCCGGCGTTGGCTGCGTCGGGAATCGATCTCGCGACTCGCGCGGCGCGAGGGTTTGTCGAGGAGTTCGGGCTGAAGGCGCAGGTGCGGATCGATCTGGCGAAGCATATCCCGATCGGCGCAGGCCTCGGCGGCGGCTCGAGCGATGCGGGAGCTGTGCTGCGGATGATGGCGCGCGCGGCGGGAATCGGCGTCGATGCCGCGCCACGGCTTCATCGAATCGCGCTGGCACTTGGCGCCGATGTGCCATTTTTCCTCGATCCGCGTCCGTCCCGCGTGACGGGAATCGGCCAAGTGCTGACGCCTTTGGATGACGTCCCCACTCTGCCGATCGTGTTCGCGGTGCCGCCGTTCGAAGTCGCGACGGCGAGCATTTTTCGATCGCTCCAGCCGTCAGGATGGAGCGGACCTGCGCCGGACGCCGATATCGCGGCAATTCTTCGCAACGAGATATCGCCGTCGATTACGGTGAACGATCTCGCCGCCGTCGCGATCGCGCAATTCCCGGAAATCGGTCGAATTAAAGCTCTACTTGAAGAATTGGGCGCGCGCGCATCGCAGATGAGCGGCAGCGGCGGCGCCGTTTTCGGCATCTTCGACGATCAGGAATCGGCGGATCGCGCCGCCGAGCAGGCGCGCAAGCGGATGCCCGCGGCGACGGTCGGGTCGGGGCGCACTGTCGATGCGGGCTGGCAGTGACCGAGGCCAGCATCGCGTCGGAGCAGAATTTTCCGAAACCTCACGCAGGTTTCGGGCTTCCCGTTGCGCGAAGCCGATTCGGGCCGGAGGGCCGAATCGCTATGAGTAAAGATGCGCGCTACGCGCTGTTAGTAATAGGATAGAAAGGACGGAATCGGGAAACTTGAAGGGATGCATTACAGTGCTCAACACGAAAGTCTGTTAACATCCGATGACGCGCGCATTGACAGCAAAAAACCGCATCAATAACATCGCTGATCCCGCATGCTGGTGGCGTACTGAGCGGGAATTCCGGGCACGTTCGCGTTACGATCGTAGCTTGGTCCGCAAATGGCGGATTAGCGGGGCGGAATTGTTTGGACTTGGACCGATGACAAGTCGGTGAGCCTGCGGCAAATTTCGGGCGCGGAGAGGAAGTAGATTTTAGAAATCGCGCATGCTGGGCGGTCGCCAAGTTGGTAAGGCACCAGGCTTTGGACCTGGCATTCGAAGGTTCGAGTCCTTCCCGCCCAGCCAATAATCGCGCGGGCGCTTAAGCTTTTGGAGGATGACGGACCGGTCGCGAACCAGAGGAACAGACGATGTCGGAACGGGTCAAGAACCAGCTCGATGTATTCACCGGGAACTCCAACCCAGCGCTCGCGCGCGAGGTCGCCGAGCATCTGGGCGTGAAACTCGGTGAAGCCGAAGTTGGCCGCTTCCCCGACGGCGAAGTGATGGTCGAGATTCGCGAGAACGTGCGCGGCGGCGATTGCTTCGTAATCCAGTCGATCTGCTCCCCGCCCAATGAAAATCTGATGGAGTTGCTGCTGATCAGCGATGCGCTTCGGCGCGCGTCGGCGGGACGTATCACGGCGGTGATTCCGTACTTCGGCTACTCGCGGCAGGATCGCAAGGTTGCGCCGCGCGTACCGATCAGCGCGAAGGTCGTCGCGGATCTGATCACGACCGCAGGAGTGCATCGCGTGCTCACGGTCGATCTGCACGCGGGGCAAATCCAGGGCTTCTTCAATATCCCGGTGGACAACCTTTACGCGATGCCGGTGCTGATCAACTATCTGCGCAAGCGCGTGGACGGCGCTCGCGTTTCGGTGGTATCGCCCGACGCGGGCGGAGTCGAACGGGCGCGCGCGTTTGCGCGGCGGCTCAACGCGAACCTCGCGATTATCGACAAGCGGCGGCAGCGCGCGAGCCAAATCGCCGAGATGCAACTGGTCGGCGAAGTTAAGGATTCGATCGCGCTGCTGGTGGACGACATGATCGATACCGCCGGCACGATCACCGAGGCCGCCAAGGTCGTCGCGAACGCCGGCGCGAGCGAAGTGATCGCCTGCGCGACGCATCCGATTTTGTCCGATCCGGCGTGCGACCGGCTGAACAAATCGCACATCACGGAGATCATCACGACCAACACTATCCCGCTGCGCGCCAAGACCCAGGCCGAGTTGACCAAGCTGAAGGTGCTCTCGGTGGGCAGTCTGCTGGCGGAAGCAGTCAAGCGAATTCATAATGAGGAATCGGTTAGTTCGCTCTTCAACTGAGCGCGCGAGCCTGAAGCGAGGAAGACCATGGAGACCGGTGAACTAGCCTGCGAGATACGGACGACCCGCCCCAAGGGGCAATCGAATGCGCTGCGGCGGCAGGGGCGAATCCCGGCCGTTCTTTACGGCCCGACGACCAAGGCGACCGCGGTCACGGTTGATCGTATCGAGTTGAAAGCGAGAGTTTCGGCGGCGGCGCACGTGCGATTGATCAAGCTCAAGTCGAGCACCGCGGATCTCGACGGCAGACACGTGATCTTCAAAGACGTGCAGCGCGCGCCGGTCTCGGGCGAAATTCTGCACGCGGATCTTTACGAGGTCGATCTGAATCGGCCGCTGCGGGTCGAAATTGCGTTCAAGTTTGTCGGCAAGGCGAAGGGACTCGCGAACGGCGGAATCCTCGCGCCACTCGAGCGCACCGCGACCGTCGAATGCTTGCCGCTCGAGATTCCCGACGCGATCGAAGTCGATGTCACCGACGTCGATATTCACGACGTCATTCACATTTCGACGGTGAAGTTCTCCGGCAACGTGAAGCCGATCTTCGACACCGATTATCCGGTCGTCACGGTGCTGCCGCCGACCGTCGCCGAGATTGCGGTACCGGTCGCGGCCGAGGCGGTCGAAGGCGCGGTGGTCGAAGGCGCCGCGGCGGAAGCCGGCGCTGCGCCCGCGGCGGAAGCTGGCGCGAAAGAGGCCGACGACAAGGGCGGCAAGAAGCCCGAGGCGGCGAAGAAGAAGTAGTACGCCTCGCGCGCGCGATCGATACGTCGATGCGCGCGGGTCGGATTGGGGGCGGGCTCGGCGTCGCGTGCGCCGGGCCGATGGCGGAGGGGGCTGGCGTTATGAGTTTCGTCCATCTTCACGTTCACACGCAGTACAGCCTGCTCGACGGCGCGAACAAAATCGGGCCGCTGATCGAACACGCCAAGGCGTCCGGGATGGAAGCGATCGCGATGACCGATCATGGCAACATGTTCGGCGCGGTCGAGTTCTATCAGAAGGCCAAGGCGGCGGGGATCAAACCGATCATCGGATGCGAGGCGTACCTTGCGCCGGGCAAGCGCACCGATCGGAGCCAGGCGCCGCGCAGCGACGACTTCGACGGCGGCGGCAATTTTCACCTCATCCTTCTCGCCCAGAATCGCGAAGGCTATCGCAATCTCTGCAAGCTGCTGACGACCGCGTACCAGGACGGCCTCTACTACAAACCGCGCATCGACAAGGAGATCCTCGCCGAGCTGTCCGGCGGGATAATCGCGCTCTCTGGATGTCTCTCGGGCGAACTCGCGCGATGGCTCCGCGCCGATCGGATGGACAAGGCGCGCGAAACCGCCGAGGCCTACGCGAAGATGTTCCCCGGCCGCTACTACCTCGAGTTGCAGGACAACAAACTGCATTCGCCGTACAACGAAGCATTGCGCGAAATCGGCAAATCCGTCGGCCTGCCGCTGGTCGCGACCAACGATTGCCATTATCTGCATCGCGACGACGCCAAGGCGCACGAGGTGCTGCTCTGTATCCAGACCGGCAAAGTGCTGTCGGACGAAACGCGCTGGCGCTTCGACACTGACGAGCTGTACGTCAAAACGCCGGAGGAAATGGCGGCGGCGTTCGGCGCCGACTCTGAGGAACTCCGCAACAGCGTCGAGATCGCGCGGCGCGTCGATTTCGATTTTGAATTCGGCAAGTTTCATTTTCCGGTGTTCAAGGCGGGCCCGGGCGTGGACCTCGACGCCGAGATGGAAGCGCTCGCGCGCAAAGGCCTGGCGGCGCGACTCGTTGAGATTCAAGCGCGGCGCACCGATGTCGATGAGGCGCAATACGTCGAGCGGCTCGATCGCGAAATCCCGGTCATCCGCGAGATGGGATTTTCGGGCTACATGCTGATTGTCGCGGACTTTATCAACTACGCGCGCAGCGTCGGGATTCCGGTCGGGCCAGGCCGCGGCTCGGTGGTCGGCTCGCTGGTGTCGTATGCGCTCGGAATCACCGAAGTCGATCCCGTCGAGCATCGATTGCTGTTCGAGCGATGGCTGAATCCCGGGCGCAAGTCGATGCCCGATATCGACGTGGATTTTTGCTTCGAGCGGCGCGACGAAGTGCTCGAATACGTGCGCAAGAAGTATGGCGACGATCGCGTCGCGCAGATAATCACGTTCGGCACGATCAAGGGCAAGCAGGCGATTCGCGATGTTGGCCGCGTGCTCGGGTTGTCGTTCGCGGAGACTGACAAGATCGTCAAGCTCTATCCCGCGCCCAAGCAGGGCCGCGATTTTCCGCTCGCCGATGCGCTCGAGATGGAGCCGCGCCTCAAAGCCGAGCGCAGAAATCATCCCGACCTTTTCAACTACGCGTTCAAGCTCGAAGGATTGCTGCGGCACGCGTCGCGCCATGCCGCCGGCGTGGTGATTTCCGACGCGCCGCTCACCGACCTGGTGCCACTTTACGTCGATAAGGAACGCGACGAAGCCGCGCTTTCGATCAC
This genomic window contains:
- a CDS encoding metallophosphoesterase family protein, translated to MTARRNPKLDGRLFAIGDIHGCPDELRAILKAIAPAAGDTVVFVGDYVDRGPSARDVVEIALELEKGPAECVFLKGNHEDMMMSFLGKPGNYGESFLFNGGIATLDSYGLREGDLENAAERLPGRHMDFMSRLAVSYLRPPYLFVHAGIMPTRQLEEQQTEDMLWIRQEFIFNPHRIDATVVFGHTPMRGVMIDLPYKLGIDTGLVYGGKLTCVEFNEGVLYQIQRGHKQVKTRSIPLA
- the meaB gene encoding methylmalonyl Co-A mutase-associated GTPase MeaB yields the protein MTSDSLPNPAAAPQPEGTDLNAMLARFERGDLRIRDLARLITKVENRSADSSTIIERIYAKTGHAQVVGITGPPGAGKSTLINRLIALYRGLGKKIAILAIDPSSPFSGGAVLGDRVRMTDHYKDEGVYIRSLSSRGSHGGLSRAAREIVKLLDAFGNDVIIIETVGVGQTELAIMDLADTTVVVTVPEGGDSVQMMKAGLNEIADIFVVNKADREGADRIKAELELSVHLRGGDGWRAPVLLTQAAADRGVDKVVEAIAEHREYLREHTDAAREADRRTREFVEVLSAELEERAIRTVADGGVSDVVSEVRRGKLNPYSAVRRIIEDRSSLDELLLNGKSNRRGGSR
- a CDS encoding 4-(cytidine 5'-diphospho)-2-C-methyl-D-erythritol kinase codes for the protein MRDLEVMLEVLSERACAKINLFLRVTGRRADGYHELDSVFLPISLADEIRLEIRDAAATSIALNCNVPALAASGIDLATRAARGFVEEFGLKAQVRIDLAKHIPIGAGLGGGSSDAGAVLRMMARAAGIGVDAAPRLHRIALALGADVPFFLDPRPSRVTGIGQVLTPLDDVPTLPIVFAVPPFEVATASIFRSLQPSGWSGPAPDADIAAILRNEISPSITVNDLAAVAIAQFPEIGRIKALLEELGARASQMSGSGGAVFGIFDDQESADRAAEQARKRMPAATVGSGRTVDAGWQ
- a CDS encoding ribose-phosphate pyrophosphokinase — its product is MSERVKNQLDVFTGNSNPALAREVAEHLGVKLGEAEVGRFPDGEVMVEIRENVRGGDCFVIQSICSPPNENLMELLLISDALRRASAGRITAVIPYFGYSRQDRKVAPRVPISAKVVADLITTAGVHRVLTVDLHAGQIQGFFNIPVDNLYAMPVLINYLRKRVDGARVSVVSPDAGGVERARAFARRLNANLAIIDKRRQRASQIAEMQLVGEVKDSIALLVDDMIDTAGTITEAAKVVANAGASEVIACATHPILSDPACDRLNKSHITEIITTNTIPLRAKTQAELTKLKVLSVGSLLAEAVKRIHNEESVSSLFN
- a CDS encoding 50S ribosomal protein L25, giving the protein METGELACEIRTTRPKGQSNALRRQGRIPAVLYGPTTKATAVTVDRIELKARVSAAAHVRLIKLKSSTADLDGRHVIFKDVQRAPVSGEILHADLYEVDLNRPLRVEIAFKFVGKAKGLANGGILAPLERTATVECLPLEIPDAIEVDVTDVDIHDVIHISTVKFSGNVKPIFDTDYPVVTVLPPTVAEIAVPVAAEAVEGAVVEGAAAEAGAAPAAEAGAKEADDKGGKKPEAAKKK